CTGATTTAGAAATTGGTATTCAATGTAATGTACCTGTAGAAATAATTTCCGAAGGGGTAATTCTGGTTCCCGCTCGCTATTTCACGGAAATAGTTCGTAAATTACCTGATTCTTTAATTACCTTGGAAATGGTTAATGAACAAGAATTATTAATTTCCTATGAACAATCACAACTTAAATTAAAAACCTTTTCCGCTGATGATTTTCCTGAACTTCCAGATTTAGAAGTGGAAAATAAATTAGAAATTAAAACTAGTGAATTAAAAGAAATGATTAAACAAATTGTTTTTGCTTGCAGTACTGATGAAAGAAGACCTTTATTTACTGGTGTTTTATGTGAAGTTGAAGCTCAAGAAATAACTATGATTAGTACTGATACACGCAGGATGGCTTTAAAACGGGGTACCTTAGATAAAGGCACTTCAAAACCATTAAGTTTTATCATACCTTCCAAAATTTTATCAGAACTAGGCCGTCTGCTACATGATGATGCCGAGATTTGCTATCTTAATATATCCGATAATTTGGCTTCCTTTTTGGTTGGTAACTTATTAATAGTCTGCCGTTTATTAGAAGGACAATTTCCCAATTATCGTCAGGTTATCCCCAATGAATATAATTCTAAAATTAAAGCACCTACTGATTTGTTAGCTGCTGCTGTAGAAAGAATTTCACTTTTTTCCTTAGATAGTGAAACTAATACAGTGCAAATTAAAATTAGTGATCAACAGCTAACTATTTTTTCACAATCAGAGTTAGGACAAGGTTATGAACAATTATGCATCGAAAATGAAGGTGATCCGGTAGAAATTAATTTTAACTATCGTTACCTTTTAGATGTTTTTAAAGTATTGGAAGATGACTTTTTAACTATTGAATTTACTGGTTCTTTAAGTCCTGGTATTGTTAGACCTTTAAAAGCCGATGATTTTTTATATTTAATTTTACCAGTACGATCCTAACAAGGAGAGAAAAATTCTTGTATTTAAAAAAAATTACTTTGACAAATTATCGCAACTATGAACATTTAGAAGTAAATTTTCCGCAAAAAATTAATCTTTTACAGGGAGCCAATGCCCAAGGAAAAACTAATCTTTTAGAGGCTATTTATTATTTGGCTTTAGGTAGAGCCTATCGTTCATTTCGAGAGGATCCTTTAATTAAATGGGGACAACAATTTTTTTTAATTAAAGGTGAAGTGGAAAATAGGCATGGTCTGGTTAATTTGGCTGTTTTAGTTGAGCAAACTGAAGCGATTACTCGTAAGGAAATTAAAGTTAACAGCTTGAAAATTGAACGTTTGAGTGATTTCTTTGGAAATTTAACAGCCGTACTTTTTGCACCAGAAAATTTAAATATTGTACAGGGAACACCGGCTCTTAGGCGTAAATTATTAGATGATGATTTATCACAAGTTAGCCCAGGTTATTATT
The nucleotide sequence above comes from Clostridia bacterium. Encoded proteins:
- the dnaN gene encoding DNA polymerase III subunit beta; its protein translation is MKFIATKENLLYGVTAVQRAVNTKSTLALLTCIKLEAKNERLYFSATDLEIGIQCNVPVEIISEGVILVPARYFTEIVRKLPDSLITLEMVNEQELLISYEQSQLKLKTFSADDFPELPDLEVENKLEIKTSELKEMIKQIVFACSTDERRPLFTGVLCEVEAQEITMISTDTRRMALKRGTLDKGTSKPLSFIIPSKILSELGRLLHDDAEICYLNISDNLASFLVGNLLIVCRLLEGQFPNYRQVIPNEYNSKIKAPTDLLAAAVERISLFSLDSETNTVQIKISDQQLTIFSQSELGQGYEQLCIENEGDPVEINFNYRYLLDVFKVLEDDFLTIEFTGSLSPGIVRPLKADDFLYLILPVRS